A genome region from Pieris brassicae chromosome W, ilPieBrab1.1, whole genome shotgun sequence includes the following:
- the LOC123718349 gene encoding ankyrin repeat domain-containing protein 29-like — translation MCDRSRVQQNDLLLHEAVIKNEPAAVREALQRPADVNCRNNYGRAPIHWAASRGNVEIIKLLIDANCDIEAVDKFGMRPLLMAAWHGHLDAVQVLVQAGACLAATNKKQNDLLQCACARGSYDVAMFAISIGARVQTIDATGDASLALASRAGYTNVVELLLEKGAYIDAINKAGRTALDLACEGGHSSTAALLIARGASREARDNSGRTPLHIASVHRHTELVQTLLESKCNVDAVDSNGVTALQMACAQGCRGIVEHLLGFGADVHLQNNVGSSALQAACAADATDIVELLLARGADPALTDQWSQSPLSVAGGAAESPPEGFRRAARGSFSAILGLLTATANLDDHQEQSDGSSSPRIEEKSGGHSPAPTEGTNFFF, via the exons ATGTGCGACCGGTCTCGGGTACAACAGAACGACCTGTTGCTTCATGAAGCCGTCATCAAGAATGAGCCAGCTGCTGTTAGAGAGGCATTGCAGAGACCCGCGGATGTCAACTGTAGAAATAAT TATGGGCGGGCACCGATACACTGGGCGGCAAGTAGAGGCAATGTGGAGATAATCAAATTACTGATCGACGCCAACTGCGATATTGAGGCTGTTGACAAG TTTGGCATGCGTCCATTGTTAATGGCAGCCTGGCATGGACACCTGGACGCTGTTCAAGTTCTAGTTCAAGCTGGCGCTTGTCTGGCTGCTACCAATAAG AAACAGAATGATCTTCTGCAATGCGCGTGCGCTCGTGGTTCATACGATGTTGCCATGTTCGCGATTTCTATCGGCGCAAGAGTACAAACCATCGACGCAACGGGTGACGCGTCCCTAGCGCTTGCTTCACGAGCCGGTTACACCAACGTGGTGGAGCTTTTGTTGGAAAAAGGAGCTTATATTGATGCAATTAATAAG GCTGGTCGGACGGCACTTGACCTAGCTTGTGAGGGAGGTCACAGCAGCACTGCCGCTCTCCTGATAGCAAGGGGAGCCTCGCGCGAGGCTCGTGATAACTCCGGCAGAACTCCATTGCATATTGCATCAGTCCATCGACATACTGAGCTGGTACAGACTCTATTGGAAAGCAAATGTAACGTGGATGCTGTTGATAGC AATGGTGTGACGGCGCTGCAGATGGCGTGTGCGCAGGGATGTCGCGGCATTGTGGAACACCTCCTTGGATTTGGAGCAGATGTGCATTTACAGAATAAC GTGGGATCATCAGCGCTGCAAGCTGCGTGCGCGGCCGATGCGACAGACATTGTTGAGTTGTTGCTGGCTCGTGGGGCAGATCCGGCCCTCACTGACCAG TGGTCTCAATCACCACTAAGCGTTGCAGGCGGCGCTGCCGAGTCACCACCTGAAGGGTTTCGGCGCGCGGCTAGAGGTTCTTTCTCCGCAATTTTAGGCCTACTGACTGCTACAGCCAACCTTGATGATCACCAG GAACAATCGGACGGATCATCAAGCCCTCGAATTGAAGAGAAGTCTGGAGGTCACTCACCAGCGCCGACCGAGGGTACTAACTTTTTCTTCTAA